A genomic region of Papaver somniferum cultivar HN1 chromosome 7, ASM357369v1, whole genome shotgun sequence contains the following coding sequences:
- the LOC113297596 gene encoding ADP-ribosylation factor 1-like 2, which yields MGQAFRKLFDTFFGNSEMRVVMLGLDAAGKTTILYKLHIGEVLSTVPTIGFNVEKVQYKNVIFTVWDVGGQEKLRPLWRHYFNNTDGLIYVVDSLDRERIGKAKAEFQAIIKDPFMLNSVILVFANKQDMKGAMTPMEVCEGLGLRDLKNRKWHIQGTCALKGDGLYEGLDWLAGTLKELKAAGYSVTLGTSSF from the exons ATGGGACAGGCCTTCAGGAAACTCTTTGATACCTTTTTCGGTAATAGCGAGATGAGG GTTGTGATGCTTGGACTGGATGCAGCGGGTAAAACAACTATTCTGTATAAACTACACATTGGAGAAGTATTATCGACTGTACCCACAATTG GTTTCAATGTCGAAAAGGTTCAGTATAAGAATGTAATTTTCACTGTGTGGGACGTAGGAGGCCAGGAGAAACTAAGGCCACTATGGAGGCATTACTTCAATAATACTGATGGActg ATCTACGTTGTTGATTCTCTGGACAGAGAGAGAATTGGAAAAGCCAAAGCAGAGTTTCAG GCTATCATTAAAGATCCTTTTATGCTGAACAGTGTCATACTGGTGTTTGCCAACAAACAGGACATG AAAGGTGCAATGACCCCAATGGAGGTGTGTGAGGGACTTGGCCTCCGTGATTTGAAGAACAGAAAATGGCACATCCAAGGTACTTGTGCTCTTAAAGGAGATGGCCTTTATGAGGGGTTGGACTGGTTAGCAGGAACGCTGAAAGAGTTAAAAGCGGCTGGATATTCTGTTACATTGGGCACCTCATCCTTTTAA
- the LOC113294753 gene encoding nucleolar protein 12-like, with the protein MQREELHEEITELQTKHERLVTFIEEQSRKEEVGEEKKVEKEGGEGDDEDDDEEDLEDEGGECDDDEKDEEKKDDDAEEDDKYVDDGDDDKTANMPTTPLSKTNEFPEDQEHQGEDPETTPYMTKEEMDVIVENLFETVFVRLEKGCYKTTPPEVKERMTTMIHSDCPRFSLLRQNDPKEESSQKSLSSEDV; encoded by the exons ATGCAAAGAGAGGAACTACATGAGGAGATTACTGAATTGCAGACTAAACATGAAAGACTTGTTACTTTTATTGAAGAGCAAAGCCGAAAA GAGGAGGTTGGTGAGGAGAAGAAGGTTGAGAAAGAGGGTGGCGAaggtgatgatgaggatgatgatgaagaggattTGGAGGATGAGGGTGGAGAATGtgatgatgatgaaaaggatgagGAGAAAAAGGATGACGATGCTGAGGAGGACGACAAGTATGTTGATGATGGGGATGACGACAAGACTGCTAATATGCCGAC TACTCCTCTATCAAAGACAAACGAATTCCCTGAAGATCAAGAACACCAG GGAGAAGATCCAGAAACGACACCTTATATGACAAAGGAAGAAATGGATGTCATTGTAGAGAACTTGTTTGAAACTGTGTTCGTGAGgcttgaaaaaggttgttacaAAACGACACCACCTGAAGTGAAGGAAAGGATGACAACCATGATCCATAGCGATTGTCCGAGATTTTCATTGTTGAGACAAAATGATCCCAAAGAAGAGTCGTCACAAAAATCATTATCCAGTGAAGACGTATGA
- the LOC113294754 gene encoding uncharacterized protein LOC113294754 has translation MTTKLVKHLIVGNIQGDPSLKPNQIISLFENIYGSNIKYHHARRGRENVFGHDEKSYSDLVWYVKAIEETNPYRYVNFEVDHGKIRFHRLFIFFGPCKHRYKYLRLMIYLDATFLTGRFRGDSMAATCVNGNNDFYLYVYAFVSAENKENCYCFYHIKCNLPIGSGDANYNVVINMFYKAAHSYTTTNFDDALRGLFQRRNGKNAFFPVCRYGTHFSYLAKSFNNCIVDLKKLPAYALLDAIRLKIMRKNAKRMTEGLENFKTRLTPIYEALLEENIDIGCTWTVWKISVRTGVPICTPSCTLQFSYLSLQVPG, from the exons ATGACAACCAAGTTAGTCAAGCATTTGATCGTTGGCAATATACAAGGAGATCCTAGTTTAAAACCTAATCAGATCATTTCACTTTTTGAGAATATTTATGGGTCCAATATCAAGTATCACCATGCTCGTAGAGGGAGAGAAAATGTATTTGGACATGACGAGAAGTCATATAGTGATTTAGTTTGGTATGTCAAAGCCATTGAGGAAACTAATCCTTATAGATATGTGAATTTTGAGGTTGATcatggaaaaataagatttcatAGGCTTTTCATATTTTTTGGTCCTTGCAAGCATAGATATAAGTATCTTAGGCTCATGATTTACTTAGacgctactttccttactggtagattcAGGGGTGATTCAATGGCTGCAACATGTGTCAATGGAAACAACGATTTTTACCTATATGTTTATGCTTTTGTTTCtgctgaaaacaaagaaaattg CTATTGCTTTTATCACATTAAGTGCAATCTTCCTATTGGATCAGGTGACGCGAATTATAATGTCGTTATTAATATGTTCTACAAAGCTGCTCACTCTTATACAACAACTAACTTTGATGATGCTTTGCGGG GATTGTTCCAAAGGAGAAATGGgaaaaatgcatttttccctGTATGCAGATATGGTACTCACTTTTCATATCTTGCCAAGTCATTTAACAACTGTATTGTTGATCTCAAAAAGTTGCCTGCTTATGCTCTTCTCGATGCGATACG tttgaAGATTATGAGGAAGAATGCTAAGAGAATGACAGAAGGtctagaaaatttcaaaactagGCTCACTCCTATATACGAGGCTTTACTGGAGGAAAACATCGACATTGGTTGTACTTGGACG GTGTGGAAAATTAGTGTCAGGACAggtgtaccaatatgtacaccttcctgtacACTTCAATTTTCTTACCTGTCATTACAAGT GCCTGGATAA